One window of Triticum dicoccoides isolate Atlit2015 ecotype Zavitan chromosome 5A, WEW_v2.0, whole genome shotgun sequence genomic DNA carries:
- the LOC119302140 gene encoding uncharacterized protein LOC119302140 produces the protein MSKRLMERMLGMFRSRTQVGVDRAGNHYFSRVEEVDGAMKEKRWIEFKGDRDPTTVPVEWICWLNGQRKKAPTPEELAELVARRERVKQNVELLKKKEEEERRSGVRPVKTIGKTDSPNLRSFTQQFPGTSEDKKKEPEKVSKPNDVTDAEDARTDNDRSSEPTGTGASFKLGTWLPPS, from the exons ATGTCGAAGCGGTTGATGGAGCGGATGCTGGGGATGTTCCGGTCGCGGACGCAGGTGGGCGTCGACAGGGCCGGCAACCACTACTTCTCCCGcgtcgaggaggtcgacggcgCCA TGAAAGAGAAGCGGTGGATTGAGTTCAAGGGCGACCGGGACCCGACCACTGTTCCAG TTGAGTGGATTTGCTGGTTGAATGGAcaaaggaagaaggctccaacaccaGAG GAATTAGCTGAACTGGTGGCGAGGCGTGAACGCGTGAAGCAAAATGTTGAAC TTcttaaaaagaaagaagaagaggaaagaaggTCTGGTGTCCGACCAGTCAAGACAATTG GGAAAACGGATTCTCCAAATCTGAGAAGTTTTACACAGCAGTTCCCTGGTACATCTGAAGATAAAAAGAAAG AACCTGAGAAGGTGTCTAAGCCCAATGATGTGACTGATGCAGAAGATGCCAGAACAGATAATGACAG GTCTTCTGAGCCAACAGGTACTGGTGCCAGTTTTAAACTAGGGACTTGGCTGCCACCGTCTTGA
- the LOC119297563 gene encoding uncharacterized protein LOC119297563, producing the protein MPGPPRFLDRCDTLHDGRPKILRLQEASGGSGASPAKSGQIQWKNSPPAQPNDQAPIAEPNGRHAADAVQPSLCFHIASYGIESVFKGFLFLILVHASTEISKYIWSILVFFLMSFTIHQVPLSPGSQVVLAITTCVAKVQWTTNLSTC; encoded by the exons atgcCTGGGCCGCCGCGCTTCCTCGACCGCTGTGACACCCTCCATGATGGGCGCCCCAAGATTCTTCGGCTGCAGGAAGCGTCTGGCGGCAGCGGCGCGTCTCCAGCCAAATCCGGTCAAATCCAATGGAAAAACAGCCCTCCTGCCCAGCCAAACGACCAAGCCCCAATAGCAGAACCCAATGGTCGTCACGCAGCAG ATGCTGTCCAACCAAGTTTGTGTTTCCACATTGCTTCTTATGGCATTGAAAGCGTCTTCAAAGGCTTCCTCTTCCTCATACTTGTACATGCAAGCACTGAAATCAGCAAGTACATTTGGTCCATCCTCGTCTTTTTTCTTATGAG CTTCACCATACATCAAGTCCCTTTGTCGCCTGGTTCGCAAGTGGTTCTTGCGATCACGACATGTGTAGCCAAGGTTCAGTGGACCACCAACTTGTCGACTTGCTAA